CGGTTGGTCTAAAACTCGGCGACCGTGCTGCTGGTCACGGCTCCGTCCTGACTTCACCTCTTCCGTTCGCGCAGAGAACCTGGTACAGGTGCCCGTGTCTTTGCCATCCAAATACACGCCCGCCTCATCTTCTAGGGCTCTGGAGACATCGTCCCTCGTTTCCCTGTGTTCTGAAATTTATCTCTATGTATTTTAATACCACCCAGACGCCCTCGTTGTTGCCTACTCGAACCTGATCATAACCGTGGAGAAGCGAGCCCCCTCGCCCGCCCCAGAACCGGGGTCTTGGAGCGAGCATGTCGCTCGGACACCACAACGCCTGGTTTCCTCCGGGCCATCTTCGACCTCCTGATGATTTACTTGATGCGCGGACTTCCAATGGCTATTTGAAATCTTTTTCTGGACCCAGAACGCCTCAGATGCGCGGTTCGGTCGATGCCGATGGCTCTCACGCGGGCCATTTGATATCGGAGGCCGACACTGCTTTGGAGGAAGATCCACGCATCGCCATATTCCGCGACTTATATAATCGCACCGAGGCGAAAATAAATAGTCTCTTTTCGGGTAAAAAATCATCGGAAGATACGTCTGATGATGTCGTCGCCCTGACCGATGGGGCTGAAGCTCAGGACCAACGCGCCGACGAACCGGCGCCCGCCCCCGCGCCTCCCAAAAAACCCGCGAGAAAGCTAGACGATGACGACTATGATGActacgacgaagacgacgacgacgaagcgGAGGCTGCGTCGCCCCTCCCGTCAAAAGTTTCCGCCCCTGCTCAACAGCCGAATGCGATACCGTCGCCAGGGCCACCGAGTACCTCAGTATCTACAGGCGCAGAGGGCACAAAGGAACCAAAGAAAGAGAGCTTGGAAGATATccggaagaagctggaggaagataagAAGGCTACTGAGGAGGCAGCCAAAAGAAGTTTCCACACCCTATTTTACACTTTGGAGAACGATAGAGATGCGATGTTGGATCAACAACGCTTGGAAGAATCTGAAAGACAAGTGGAGGCTGAAATGTCCGGCCAGGCAAATGCTGGTAATAATGAGACTTCAGCCTCAACCGGCCATGGCTCGTTGAGTGCTGCCAACCTCGGCGCGTCGAGTTTGACCTTGAAAAACCTTATCGCAAGAATTGATATGAAGCGCACGATGGTCCAGGCTTCTGATGCGGAACTCCGCAGTCTGATGAGCGAAGTTCGCAAAAACCGCAGCAAATGGGCTAGCGAAGACAAGATCGGCCAGGAAGAACTCTATGAAGCTGCCGAGAAAGTGCTAAGCGAATTGAAAGCGATGACCGAGCATTCTTCAGCTTTCCTGACTCGTGTTAACAAGCGCGATGCCCCGGACTACTACGCAGGTAAGACTGCCCTTGTCCAGTTTCGTTTTGACACCATGTACTAACCCTATTTCTAGTCATCAAACATCCCATGGACCTCGGAACAATGACGAAGAAACTCAAGGCTATTCAGTACAAATCGAAACAAGATTTCGTTGATGACTTAAATCTCATCTGGTCGAACTGTCTGAAGTACAACGTGAATCCGGAGCACTTCCTACGGAAGCATGCGATCCACATGAAGAAGGAAACTGAAAAACTTGTGCCTCTCATTCCCGAAATTGTTATCCGAGATCGTGCGGAGGTTGAGGCAGAAGAACGACGGCTTCAGCTTGCTGAActtgatggcggcgatgaaAGCGATGATGAGCCTATCATGTCATCAAGAGGTCGAAAAGCCCCTGGGAAATCATCCAAGAAGGGtacagcgccagcgccaaacACCCCAAGTGGATCTGAACCTCCTACCGGCTCTGCCTCCCAACCCCCGGCACCTGTACGTTCTGACTCCGATATTCCCATGGAAGGGATTCAGAATGGTTTTGCGACACCACCTCCCGGAACTCAGACGCCTTCTGACCCGGCTGGGGCTGTTCCAACTACTTCAGGAGGACAGGATGATAGCATGGATCTTGAAGGCCTCGCGACGCCAACTACTGCACTCAGTGCCTTGGCCACGCCTGGTATTGAGCTTGCAGACCCAGAATACAAAGTTTGGAAGCAGGTCACAAAGAAAGACCGAGCGCTTATTGCTGCAGAAAGACATCGTCTTTTTAAAGGGGATAAACTCAACTCGGACGAGCCAGCTCTTCTTCGAACCAAAGCAGGCATGAGAAGGTGGCTCAGGAGCCAGCAGCAAATTTCCACagaaggagagaagcagaatgAGCCTGGGTCAAAAGCAATGGAACAGAACGCCGCTAGTGAAACCCTTGCTGAGgggattgaggttgaggaggacaaAGTGATCCCTGACTATTACGATGTCATGTCTGGTATCCCTGACCTTCCCCCGCATTTGCTGTGGAGAGAAGATAGCGAGGGAAATCTAGTGGATACGACGGAGGAGTTTTTGAAGATACTACCAAGGGGGTCGTTTATGCAGCCCGATAGCAAGCTTTCCCGCAAAATGGATGCGAACATGAGGCAGATGCAGGAAACCAGAAAGATTTGCTCGAAAGTTGGTATTGTCAAGCAGATGCAACTACAATCTCAGGTAATATCCCCAGGATATGATCGATATCGAACATATGACTGATTCCTCGCAGATGTACCAAAACCAGTTCCAGAAATACCAACCTGAACCTTTTGTTGAGCAGGATGCTGAACCCCATGTTATGAACGACAACGGACCTGTAATTGCCCCTTGGGTTTGCAAGGCAGCACTGCAGCGTTCAGTGGCAAAGGTTTTCTACCATACCGGATTTGAAGAATACCAGCCATCGGCCCTCGATGCCGCGACGGATATGGCCTCCGACTTCTTCCAGAAGATCGGGGAAACTCTGAAAAACTACATGGAAGCGCCAAAAGTTCCTGTTGCAGACTCGGCAGAAATAATGCCGTCGCCGCAGTGGAAGCGGGCTTACACCGAGCCGGAAATGATGCTCCACACGCTGTCCTCTGTCGGGATTGATATCGAGGGCCTGGAGTCCTATATCAAGGATGACGTTGAACGTTTGGGCACGAAGCTTGTGACTGCCCATGATCGCTTGCGCTCCCTTCTTTCCGAGCTTCTTCGGCCTGTCCTTCAAGACGGCGGGGAAGACGGCTCCATGGCATTTGCAGACGGTAGTGAACAATTCGTCGGCGGTGACTTTGCCGAAGATATTGATGAAGATTTCTTCGGTTTCAAAGAATTGGGGCTGGACAAGGAGTTTGGATTGGCCACGCTAAGCGTACCACTGCATCTCCTTCAAAACAGGATGTACAACGCCGCCCAGTCACAAAACACAAGGTAAGCCGTCCCGTCCTTTAATGTGTCCCCGGTGCTAACAAACGTCCTACAGTACTTCCCAATCCGTTACAGTATTTACGCCTCCTCCCTCGTACCCGCGCATCACTTCCGAGAATGTATCATCACAAATTGGCCTGGTGcaggccttcttcgacgcgaAATTACAGGCTCACAACAGCGAACCACTGGTCGAAGACCTCGAATTACCACCGAAGCAACGCCCAATGGCTGCTCGACCGCGTCTCCCTGCCTCTGGTAAAATTCCACCGCCTTCTAGTCTTCCCGGTCCAACTACTAGCCCACAAAAGCGGCCACTGCCGCCTTCGGCTCCTGGAGCTAGTGGGAACAAGCCCGGGCCTTCAGAGCCtaataagaagaagctcaagaagaATAGTGGAGTGGCCATGGGGGTTGCCGATGCTTTTGGCGAGGACGAAACCCCAGCTGGCACTGATGGCGCGAAGGCTTCAAAAGTGAAGTCCGAGGGTGCTTCTTCTACTGACCTCACCAAAGATAAAGGTGGAGTTGAAAACTCAGATGCCAACGTTGCCGAAAGTAACGATTCTCCTGTCAACGCTGGCCAGGCCAAAGAGAACGACAGCGCAGTGCCTTTGACCAATGGAACTGCAGGCGAAACGGCATGATGGATGTGTGATCACGGTATAGAACCTGGTAATTATTGGCCCATTGGGGTATGGAACTGCTGCTTCCCGAATCGCAGCAATTGATTTATATTGTAGAACAGATGGCGTGGATTGTTTTCCgattttccttttcttcatttctttgTCTTGTCTACACTACCTACTTACCTATACCTTCGTCGACTGTGTCTTATCTCTCCTGTTCTGTtgtctattttatattcgCGCTTTATCTAGATGCCCCTGTGGTGCCGCAACCCGGTCCGCCGATCTTGTTATTTTACTTCTCTATGTTATACAGCAGAAAACCTCAACATTGATATCATTGGTTAtatctccttcctcttctcctttcaTGAAAACTGTGCGCATTCCCAACGATTGCCGCTAGGATTCAAATAAGTAAATTCCAAGTCTTCCCATCTCGGATCATGCCCGATGTAATTCAACATTCCCGCCCCGGAAATAAGCCATTATACCAGGACGAACAGTTCTCTGGGTATTGGTATCCGGGGAATTCCATCCGACGAGAATCTTGTCCACGCTGAAGATGCAGCACTGATGATTTGAAAGAAATCATGTGGTCTGAATGACTCAGCCTGTCCTGCTCTCAGTCTTGAGGTTCCCTCTTGGGCCATGGACTCATGACTCACGGGTGTCAAATTCATCACTCATCCATCTCTCCCCTCCCTGGTGGATACCCCGCTGACAGCCACGATCAACAACATTATTCTGTAGTGTGTTCTGATTTGCTTTGCGTCCCACCTTCAGTATCCGTCGCGTCTTAAAGAGATGGCCGAAAAATACCCGCCAAGTTTGATCTTGACTGAGATTGCCGACAATCTCAATCATTACCACAGCGAACTTCGTGCTACTCTGCCTATAAACCATTTTACGTATCAACAAGGACTGAGTGCTATACTAGACTGTGTTGGTGAACTTTCCGACCGTGTTTTACTACCGACCTCTAATCCAGCCCGGCGCCGGGCCCTCAGACTCCAGGCGCTGGAAAGTAAAAATGTGTTTGACGAGGCTCAACCTTTCTCTTTAACCCGGCAGATTCGTACCCCAGGAAATCTGAAGTCTGAAGAATATCCACCACTCCCTCTCCTAACCGCCGTGCCTTATTGAAGCAAAAGTTCCTGGATGAGAATGAACCTCTATTTAGAGAGCCTTTCCTCTTAAACATCCCTGCTCTATACACAGAACGCGTACTGCCAGGTATTATCGGGAATGCCAGCATCACTGCTGTTGACTGGGAACCGGGTATGCCTAAGTGCGACTTAAGCTTTATCGAAATACTCTGGGATACCGGTGCTGCCAGCACGATTATCACGAAAGACCTGCTAGATGAGCAGTTTCAATCATACCTATCTGATCCTATCCACAGAGACTACCAGAGCCCAGATGGTACACGTGTTCAGATCTCGTTCGCCCTCGAATTTACCAACTCAGTGTTTAGGATGGACCTTATTGCTTGGGTAGTAGACAAAGAATGCGTTCCCAACAGGCAATCAGGCGTTATTCTAGGTCAGAAAGGCTGCATTGACGCACTCCAGTACCGATCAATTCCGCGGTCTATACTTGAGGCTCAAGGGCAGGCAGTTAACGAAAGGTTATGGGGCGATCTGATACTGGAAAGCTTTGTTGATCTCGATTGATCTTTGAAGGAGATCGAGCAGTTATATTAAATGGCCTGGCCTGTCAGAGGATCGACTGCTGGAGGACGACTGGGAGTTGTTGCCCCTGAGTGAAAAGAGCCCCGCCCTCCCCGCGGCAGCTAGATAGATGCCTCCAATAAATTGCATATTCTCCCGTCACTTCACACTCCTATTTCCGTAACTATTGGAatttccatctcctctccctccttcaaTTCGCTCCCCCGTAGTTCTTCGAATTGCGCCGCCTTTCTCCGCTACTGAGCCGTGTACGTATCTCTTTTTCACTCACTCACATGCATCTAGTATCTCAACGACCCAATTCCAACCTTAATCGTTAGGGTAAATCGGGAGGCTGGGTCGATATCCTGTTGTAAATTTGATTGTGCCCTTAGCTCCGGAGTGTCCCTTTCGAGCTGTCCTTTGTTTGAACACGATTTGCCCTTCTTGTTACGTGTTTCCGTttttgatgatgatgagagaGACTGTGGGACGATACATTTCCCTTGAATCTATTCAGCCTTCCTACTGCTTACGAGTGTCCTAGCCTCGTTTTGTTGGTTTATTATAACGCTTGCCGAGCGTTGAGTGAAGAGCTCTGTAACAGCACTCGCATCTAGCATTCTGGATTGAGCTCGATGTGATCATTCGGATATTGCAATAACCTACTGTATAACTTGGGCGATAAATTTGGGTGGCATTGAACTATGCTAAGTTCCTCCTCAGGTACAAAACGATCTCGGTGTACTTTCCGATCGCCAAACCCAGTCTCAGACGCCTTTAGGGCCGTCCAATTTCTAGGCGACGATCGTGCCGAAATACAAAATGTCCTGCCAGCtgaaaataaaaactaaaCGCTCTCAAAAGAAGAACCTGGACAAAAAGTTCGATCTTCTGACTGAGGAAACGgaccagacgaagaagaggaaaacaaATGTGGGTCCAGGACGAAACGATCACTCTAGGTAGTGAGCGGGAGAAAACTA
The nucleotide sequence above comes from Aspergillus puulaauensis MK2 DNA, chromosome 3, nearly complete sequence. Encoded proteins:
- the SPT7 gene encoding SAGA histone acetyltransferase complex subunit SPT7 (BUSCO:EOG09261476;~COG:K;~EggNog:ENOG410PG6A;~InterPro:IPR037782,IPR036427,IPR009072,IPR018359, IPR006565,IPR001487;~PFAM:PF00439,PF07524;~go_component: GO:0000124 - SAGA complex [Evidence IEA];~go_component: GO:0046695 - SLIK (SAGA-like) complex [Evidence IEA];~go_function: GO:0005515 - protein binding [Evidence IEA];~go_function: GO:0046982 - protein heterodimerization activity [Evidence IEA]), with product MSLGHHNAWFPPGHLRPPDDLLDARTSNGYLKSFSGPRTPQMRGSVDADGSHAGHLISEADTALEEDPRIAIFRDLYNRTEAKINSLFSGKKSSEDTSDDVVALTDGAEAQDQRADEPAPAPAPPKKPARKLDDDDYDDYDEDDDDEAEAASPLPSKVSAPAQQPNAIPSPGPPSTSVSTGAEGTKEPKKESLEDIRKKLEEDKKATEEAAKRSFHTLFYTLENDRDAMLDQQRLEESERQVEAEMSGQANAGNNETSASTGHGSLSAANLGASSLTLKNLIARIDMKRTMVQASDAELRSLMSEVRKNRSKWASEDKIGQEELYEAAEKVLSELKAMTEHSSAFLTRVNKRDAPDYYAVIKHPMDLGTMTKKLKAIQYKSKQDFVDDLNLIWSNCLKYNVNPEHFLRKHAIHMKKETEKLVPLIPEIVIRDRAEVEAEERRLQLAELDGGDESDDEPIMSSRGRKAPGKSSKKGTAPAPNTPSGSEPPTGSASQPPAPVRSDSDIPMEGIQNGFATPPPGTQTPSDPAGAVPTTSGGQDDSMDLEGLATPTTALSALATPGIELADPEYKVWKQVTKKDRALIAAERHRLFKGDKLNSDEPALLRTKAGMRRWLRSQQQISTEGEKQNEPGSKAMEQNAASETLAEGIEVEEDKVIPDYYDVMSGIPDLPPHLLWREDSEGNLVDTTEEFLKILPRGSFMQPDSKLSRKMDANMRQMQETRKICSKVGIVKQMQLQSQMYQNQFQKYQPEPFVEQDAEPHVMNDNGPVIAPWVCKAALQRSVAKVFYHTGFEEYQPSALDAATDMASDFFQKIGETLKNYMEAPKVPVADSAEIMPSPQWKRAYTEPEMMLHTLSSVGIDIEGLESYIKDDVERLGTKLVTAHDRLRSLLSELLRPVLQDGGEDGSMAFADGSEQFVGGDFAEDIDEDFFGFKELGLDKEFGLATLSVPLHLLQNRMYNAAQSQNTSTSQSVTVFTPPPSYPRITSENVSSQIGLVQAFFDAKLQAHNSEPLVEDLELPPKQRPMAARPRLPASGKIPPPSSLPGPTTSPQKRPLPPSAPGASGNKPGPSEPNKKKLKKNSGVAMGVADAFGEDETPAGTDGAKASKVKSEGASSTDLTKDKGGVENSDANVAESNDSPVNAGQAKENDSAVPLTNGTAGETA